One Lytechinus variegatus isolate NC3 chromosome 14, Lvar_3.0, whole genome shotgun sequence genomic region harbors:
- the LOC121427346 gene encoding tubulin beta chain-like: MREIVHIQAGQCGNQIGAKFWEVISDEHGIDPTGTYHGDSDLQLERINVYYNEATGGKYVPRAVLVDLEPGTMDSVRSGPFGQIFRPDNFVFGQSGAGNNWAKGHYTEGAELIDSVLDVVRKEAESCDCLQGFQLTHSLGGGTGSGMGTLLISKIREEYPDRIMNTFSVVPSPKVSDTVVEPYNATLSVHQLVENTDESFCIDNEALYDICFRTLKLTTPTYGDLNHLVSATMSGVTTCLRFPGQLNADLRKLAVNMVPFPRLHFFMPGFAPLTSRGSQQYRSLTVPELTQQMFDAKNMMAACDPRHGRYLTVAAIFRGRMSMKEVDEQMLNVQNKNSSYFVEWIPNNVKTAVCDIPPRGLKMAATFIGNSTAIQELFKRISEQFTAMFRRKAFLHWYTGEGMDEMEFTEAESNMNDLVSEYQQYQDATAEEEGEFEEEEGEEEA; the protein is encoded by the exons TTCTGGGAGGTGATCTCTGATGAACACGGCATCGACCCTACCGGTACCTACCATGGCGACTCTGACCTCCAGCTCGAGCGCATCAACGTCTACTACAATGAGGCTACCGGCGGCAAGTACGTTCCCCGAGCCGTGCTCGTCGATCTCGAGCCAGGCACCATGGACTCGGTCCGGTCAGGTCCATTTGGTCAGATCTTCAGACCAGATAATTTCGTCTTTGGCCAGAGCGGAGCAGGGAACAACTGGGCCAAGGGTCACTACACAGAGGGCGCTGAACTTATCGATTCTGTGCTAGATGTTGTCAGGAAAGAAGCAGAAAGCTGTGACTGTCTTCAG GGATTCCAACTGACCCATTCGCTTGGCGGAGGCACTGGTTCTGGCATGGGAACCCTTCTGATCAGCAAGATCCGTGAGGAATACCCAGACCGCATCATGAACACATTCAGCGTGGTGCCATCTCCTAAGGTATCTGACACAGTTGTTGAACCTTACAACGCTACCCTATCCGTCCATCAGCTCGTAGAAAACACAGATGAATCTTTCTGCATCGACAACGAAGCCCTCTACGACATCTGCTTCCGTACCCTGAAGCTCACCACACCCACCTATGGTGATCTGAACCATCTTGTCTCTGCAACCATGAGTGGTGTCACAACCTGCCTCCGATTCCCTGGCCAACTCAACGCCGATCTCCGCAAACTTGCCGTCAACATGGTTCCCTTCCCACGTCTTCACTTCTTCATGCCTGGCTTTGCTCCTCTCACTAGTCGTGGTAGTCAGCAGTACCGTTCCCTCACCGTACCCGAGCTTACCCAACAGATGTTCGATGCCAAGAACATGATGGCTGCCTGTGATCCTCGACATGGACGCTACCTGACCGTTGCTGCAATCTTCCGCGGTCGTATGTCCATGAAGGAGGTTGACGAACAGATGCTCAATGTCCAGAACAAGAACAGCAGTTACTTCGTAGAATGGATCCCAAACAATGTCAAGACCGCTGTCTGTGACATCCCTCCCCGTGGTCTTAAGATGGCTGCCACTTTCATTGGCAATAGCACCGCCATTCAAGAACTTTTCAAGCGTATCTCTGAGCAGTTCACCGCTATGTTCAGACGAAAGGCCTTCCTTCATTGGTACACTGGTGAGGGTATGGACGAGATGGAGTTCACTGAAGCTGAGAGCAACATGAATGACTTGGTGTCTGAGTATCAGCAGTACCAGGACGCCACCGCAGAAGAAGAGGGCGAGTTTGAAGaggaagaaggggaagaagaagcATGA